The DNA region GAGCCCGTTTACGTAGTCGGCAGCGTCGAAGCGCTGGTACTTCTCATTCGCCATCGTGCTCAGCGTCCTTGTCTGCGTGCCACTCTTGAGCCAGAGCGTGCGCTTTCGCGATGTCCTCGCTCTGCGTGGACTTGTCGCCTCCACAGAGCAGCAGGATCAGCTTCTCGCCGTCTTGTAGGTAGTAGACCCGGTATCCCGGGCCGTAGGTCAGCCGCATCTCCGATATGCCGTGGCCAACTGGCTTCACATCGCCGGGGTTGCCGTGGGCAAGCCGGTCGACGCGCGCCACGATGCGCAGTCGGGCTTGGCGGTCCCTCAGCTTCCTCAGCCATCTGTCGAAGTCGCCGGTCCTGACGACCTCGATCATTTGTCGACTATATCTGACACTCGAAGTGATTCCAAGCAATCATTCAAGGTCGAACCCACCCCTGTTGTCCGTCCGGACACCTCGGCGGTCGAGGCACACGGACGCTAGTCGTGCCCACCGACAGTTTGGGTGAGCGCTGGGGCCGGCCGCCAATCGACGCGGCAGATATGTGTGACCTCAGGCCCAGAGCTGGCCCTCGAGGCCTTCCTCGGCCTCGTCGATGGTGCCTTCGTACGCCCCGGTGGAGAGGTACTTCCAGCCGCCGTCGGCGACGACGAAGGCGATGTCGGCCTTCTCGCCGGCCTTGAGGGACTTGGCGGCCTGGGCGAGGGCGGCGTGGAGGATCGCGCCGGTGGAGATGCCGGCGAAGATGCCCTCCAGCTCCAACAGCTCACGCACGCGGCGGACGGCGTCGCGCGGACCGACCGAGAAGCGGGCGTCGATGAGGGACGCGTCGTAGAGCTCGGGGACGAAGCCCTCGTCCAGGTTGCGCAGGCCGTAGACGAGCTCGCCGTAGCGCGGCTCGGCGGCCACGATGCGTACGTCCGGCTTGGCGGCGCGGAAGTAGCGGCCGACGCCCATCAGGGTGCCGGTGGTGCCGAGCCCGGCGACGAAGTGGGTGATCGAGGGGAGGTCGGCGAGCAGCTCGGGGCCGGTGCCCTCCTCGTGCGCGAGCGCGTTGGCGCTGTTGCCGTACTGGTAGAGCATCTCCCAGTCGGGGTGCTCGGCGGCCAGGCGCTTGGCGACCCGGACGGCCTCGTTGGAGCCGCCGGCGGCGGGCGAGGAGACGATCTCTGCGCCCCACATCCGCAGCAGCTGGCGCCGCTCTTCGGAGGTGTTCTCGGGCATCACGCACACGATCCGGTAGCCCTTGAGCTTGGCCGCCATGGCCAGCGAGATGCCGGTGTTGCCGGAGGTCGGCTCCAGGATCGTGCAGCCCGGGCGGAGCCTGCCGTCCTTCTCGGCCTCCTCGACCATGCGAAGAGCCGGGCGGTCCTTGATCGAGCCGGTGGGGTTCCGGTCCTCGAGCTTGGCCCACAGACGTACGTCGGGCGAGGGCGAGAGGCGGGGCAGGCCCACCAGCGGAGTGCCACCGACCGACGCCAGCAGGTTGTCGTAGCGCATGGGGTCCATCGTCGCATCAACCGATCGGCTGATGCCTACTCGCGCCGATCGCCCGATCCGTGAGACCGCGCCACGCACCAGGCTGAACGTATGCATCAGGAGCGAGAACCAGCGGTCGTCGTGGACGGCCTGCGCAAGACCTATGGCGACAAGGTGGCGGTCGACGAGATCAGCCTGAGCGTCCACGAGGGCGAGATCTTCGGCATCCTCGGACCCAACGGGGCCGGCAAGAGCACGACCGTCGAGTCGATCGCCGGGCTGCGGGTCGGCGACCGGGGCCGGATCCGGGTCCACGGCATCGATCCGTGGACGGACCGCGCGGCGGTGACGGAGGTGCTCGGCGTACAGCTCCAGGAGGCGAAGCTGCAGCCGAAGATCACGGTCCAGGAGGCGCTGGAGCTGTGGAGCGCGTTCTACGACGACCCGGAGCCGTGGGCGCCGCTGGCCGAGCGGCTGGGACTCGGGGCCCATCTGCGGCAGCGGTTCGAGAACCTCTCCGGCGGCCAGCAGCAGCGGCTCTCGATCGCGCTGGCGCTGATCGGCCGGCCTCGGGTCGTCGTGCTCGACGAGCTCACCACCGGCCTGGACCCGCGGGCGCGCCGTGAGGTGTGGGACCTGGTCCGGGACGTACGCGACCGGGGTGTGACCGTCCTGCTGGTCACCCACTCGATGGAGGAGGCCCAGACGCTCTGCGACCGGATCGCCATCGTCGACGCCGGCCGGATCCGGGCGCTGGACACCCCGGCGGGACTCATCGACTCCGCCTCCGCCGCCACGATCACGACCTTCGAGACCTCGGTCGCGATCGACCTGGCCTCCCTGCGCGAGCTCGACGGCGTCACCGCCGCGCGCAGCGAGAACGGCACCGTCACCGTCGAGGGCGCCGAAGGGGTCGCGCTCGCGGTCATCGAGGCGCTGCGTACGCAGGGGGTGGCACCGCTTCGGCTGCGGGTCGCCGCCGGCAGCCTCGACGCCGCCTACCTCGACCTCACCGAGACCGTCACCGACATGGAGGTTCTCCGATGACCAGCCCGACCGTTGCCATGATCCGTACGGAGACCCGGCTCTTCGCCCGGGAGCGACTCTCGCTCTTCTGGATCCTCGCGTTCCCGACGTTGCTGCTCGTGGTGCTCGGGGTCGTGCCCGCCTTCCGCGAGTACAACGAGGACTTCGGCAACCGGCGGCTGATCGACCTCTACGTACCGACCACGGTGCTGCTCTCGATGATCATGGCGGCGATCATGACGATGCCGCCGACGCTGACCGGATATCGCGAGAGCGGGGTCCTGCGGCGGCTCGGCACCACCCCGGCCCGGCCGGCCTCGATCCTGCTCGGCCAGGTCCTGGTGCACGCGGTCGCGGTCGCGGCCTCGTCGGTGATCGTGCTCGTGGTCGGCCGGGTGGTCTTCGGGACGCCGCTGCCGGGATCGCTCCTCGGGTACGCGGCGGCCTACCTGCTGGCACTGGCCGTCTCGCTCGGGATCGGGACCGCGATCACCGCGGTCTCCCCCAACGCCAGGACCGGACAGGTGGTCGCGATGGTGGCCTTCATCCCCAGCATGTTCACCGCAGGGGTCTACTTCCCCGTCGAGGTCTTCGGCGGCCCCGTCCGTGACGTCATCTCGCTCACTCCGTACGGCGCGGCGTCGAACGCCCTCAACGACGCCGGCGCCGGGGCCTTCCCGCAGCTGATGGACCTCGCGGTGATGGGCGGCTGGGCGATCGTGCTCTACGTGATTGCCGTGCGCGCCTTCAAGTGGGAGTGAGAGGGTCTGGGCATGGACTCGGTCGTCGAGCACGATCAGCGCTGGGTGCGCAATCTCAAGGTGCTGCCCCTGGCGCTGACCGTGCTCGCCACGACCATCTGCATCGCGACGCTGCCGGTGCTGGGACCCAGCACTCTCGAAGGGCGAGTGGCGTTCGGCGGGCTGGTGGCGGCGGTCGCGGTGTGGTCCTGGTGGTGGGCCTATGTCCACGGCGGCCCGCACCCGGTCGCCTACATCGGGCGCACGCTGCTGATCGCCGTCCTCACCGTGATGCACCCGCTCTTCTGCATCGTCGCGTGGGTCGGCTTCCTGGACGCCTTCGACTCCTTCCGCGGCCGCCTGCGCTGGGTGGCGATGGGGGTGACGGCCGCGATCATGGCCGTCGGTCAGACCGGCGGACCGCCGCCCTACGACAACCCCTGGCAGGCGATGCTGCTGCCGCTGCTGTTCGTGGTCAACTTCGGGCTGGCGACGCTGATGGGCCACTACAGCGAGCACCTCGACGCCATCAGCCGGGAGCGGGGCGAGACGATCGTCCGGCTGGAGGACGCGCTCGCCGAGAACCACCGGCTCCAGGAGCAGCTCCTGGCCCAGTCGCGCTCCGCCGGCGTACGCGACGAGCGCGAGCGCCTCGCCCGCGAGATCCACGACACCATCGCCCAGTCCCTGGCCGGCGTCGTCGCCCAGCTCCAGGCCGCCCAGGGCTCCGCGGACGTCGAGGACGTACGCCGCCGGGTGGCCCGATCCACCGAGATGGCCCGCACCGCGCTGGTCGAGGCCCGCCGGTCCGTGCAGGATCTCGCCCCGGCCGAGCTGGCCGACGCGAGCCTCTCCGACGCGCTGTCGGCCCTGGTCGCGAGCTGGCGTGACGACCACGGCGTCGAGGCCTCCTTCGTCGTCGTCGGCGAGGCCACCGCGCTGCACTCCGAGGTCGAGGCGACCCTGCTGCGGATCGCCCAGGAGGCCCTCGCCAACGTCGCCAAGCACGCCTCCGCACGACGGGTCGGGGTCACGCTCACCTTCGACGGGTCCGAGGTCATCCTCGACGTACGCGACGACGGCTCCGGCTTCGACCCCGCCGCTCCGCGCCGCTCGTCCGCGTTCGGGCTCGGCGTGATGCGCGACCGCGCCCAGCGCCTGACCGGCACCTTCACCCTGGAGTCCGCCCCCGGCTCCGGCACCGCCGTCTCCGCCAGCATCCCCGCACTCCCCCGAGGACCTGCATGAACCCATCGATCAAGATCGTGGTCGCCGACGACCACCCGGTCGTACGCGACGGGGTGGTCGGGGTGCTCCTCGCCCAAGGTTTCGAGGTCGTCGGCCAGGCCGGCGACGGCGAGGAGGCGCTGGCCCTCGTCGAGACGCTCCATCCGGACGTCCTCGTCCTCGACCTCCGGATGCCCGGCACCAGCGGCGTCGAGGTGATCGAGCGGCTCCGCGCCAAGGAGTCGCGGACCGGGGTACTCGTCCTGACGACGTTCGACACCGACACCGACGTGGTCGCCGCGATCGAGGCCGGGGCGACCGGCTACCTGCTCAAGGACGCCCCCACGACAGACCTCGTCGAGGCCGTCCGGGCGACCGCGGCCGGCGAGACCGTCCTCTCCCCCGCGGTCGCGACCCGGCTGGCCTCCCGGCTCCGCTCACCGGGCCCGTCGGCCCAGCTCAGCCCGCGCGAGCGCGAGGTGCTCACCCTGGTCGCCCGCGGCACCACCAACCGCGCGATCGCCGCCACGCTGTTCGTCAGCGAGGCGACGGTGAAGACCCACCTGGGTCACATCTTCGACAAGCTGGGGGTCACAGACAGAGCAGCCGCGGTCGCACGAGCGTACGACCGCGGCATTCTGGGCTAAGAGGTCAGCAGCCGCCGGCGACCGCAGGCAGCACGACGACCTGGTCGCCGTCCTTGAGCTCGGCGTCGAGACCGCCGATGAAGCGTACGTCCTCGTCGTTGATGTAGACGTTGACGAAGCGGCGCAGGTCACCGTTGTCGATGAGGCGCTCCTTGATGCCGGAGTGGTTCGCCTCGAGGTCGTCGATGAGCGCGCTCAGGGTCTTGCCCTCGGCGCTGACTGCCTTCTCACCGGCGGTGTAGGTGCGGAGGATGGTCGGGATCTTGACCTCGATGGCCATGGGTTCGTTCTCCTAGATGTAGGTGGTGCGCGTCACGACAACGTCGGGACGATGTTGATTTCTTCCTCGGTGACGTTGCCGTCGACGATCCGGTAGGACCGGAACTCGACCGGACCCTCGTCGTTTCCGTGCTCACGGGTGCTGACCAGCACGTAGTGGGCGTTCGGCTCCATCGCCAGCCCGATGTCGGTGCGGGAGGGGTAGGCCTCGGTGGCCGTGTGGGAGTGGTAGACGACCACCGGCTCCTCGTCGTTCGCGTCCATCTCCTTGTAGAGCTGGAGCAGATCGGTCGAGTCGAACTCGTAGAAGGTCGGCGAGCCGGCGGCGTTGATCATCTCGATGAACCGCTCGGGCCGGTCGGACCCCTCGGGGCCTGCGACGATCCCGCACGCCTCGTCGGGATGGTCGCGCTTCGCGTGGGCGACGATCGCGTCGTACGTCGCCTGGTCGATGGTCAGCACGGGATCAGCCTAGGCGGACCTGGGCCGGCTCCTGAACGTGACCGGCACTCGGACTCCCGCCGGCCGAGCCCTGCCGACCGTGCTAGGCGGCGACGGTCAGCCCGCCTCGCACGAGGTCGGCATAGGCACCGCCCCGCAGCAGCAGCTCCTCGTGGGTGCCGACCTCGACGACCCGGCCGTGGTCGAGGACGGCGATCTGGTCGGCGTCACGGACGGTGGAGAGCCGGTGGGCGATGGTGATCGTCGTACGCCCCTCCGCCAGGCGGTCCAGGGCAGCCTGCACCTCCCGCTCGGTGGTGTTGTCGAGCGCCGAGGTGGCCTCGTCGAGCACGAGCACGCGCGGGTCGCGCAGCAGGGTGCGGGCGATCGCCAGCCGCTGCTGCTCGCCGCCCGAGAAGCGGTGGCCGCGGGAGCCGACCAGGGTGTCGTAGCCGTCGGGGAGCTCGACGATCAGATCGTGGATCCGGGCCGCACGGGCGGCCGCCTCGATCTCGGCGTCGCTCGCCTCGGGACGGGCGTGGCGCAGGTTGTCCCGGACGCTCGCATGGAGCAGGTAGGTCTCCTGGGTGACCATGCCGACGTTGGCGGCCAGGTCGGCCAGGTCCAGGTCGCGCAGGTCGATCCCGTCGATCATCACCCGGCCTGAGGTCGGGTCGTGCAGCCTCGCGACCATCCCGGCCAGCGTCGACTTGCCCGAACCGGTCGCCCCGACCAGCGCCAGCGAGCCGCCCGCGGGCACCCGCAGCGAGATGTCCTCGAGGACCGGGTGCGAGCCGTCGTAGGTGAACCCGACGTCGTCGAAGACGACCTCGCCGCGAGCCTCACCCAGAGGCACGGGCGAAACAGGGTCGTCGATCTCGACCGGCAGGTCGAGATACTCGAAGATCCGGGAGAAGAGCGCCAGCGAGGACGTGACGTCGACCCCGACGTTGAGCAGCCCCATCAGCGGCCGGAAGAGCGAGCCCTGCAGCGAGACGAAGGCGACCAGCGTACCGATCGTCAGCGCACCGGAGGTCGCCGGGAAGCCGGCCGCGAGGTAGAGCGCGGCGGGAACCGCGGCGAAGACCACCTGCATGGTCGCCATCCGCCACCGTCCGGCGAGCTGGCTGCGTACCTCGAGGCCGACGAGGTCGTGAGAGGTCTGCTCGAAGCGGGCGGCCAGGGCCGGCGCGGCTCCGAGGGTCTTGGTCAGCAGGATGCCGCTGACCGAGAGCCCCTCCTCGACCTGCACGTGCAGGTCGGCCATCCTGGCCTGCCGCTGGGTGGTCACGGCGTAGCGCATCTGCGCCACCTTGCGGGTGGTCCACACCGCAGGCGGCAGCACCACCAGGGAGATCAGCGCGAGCCGCCAGTTGAGCGCCATCATCGCCACCACGGTGCCGGCCACGACGGTGACGTTGGCCGCGATCGAGGTCGCGGTGGAGGTGACCACCGACTGCATCGAGCCGATGTCGTTGACCATCCGCGACTGGACCTCCCCACCCCGCGTACGGGTGAAGAAGTCGAGCGACTGGCGCTGCAGGTGCCCGAAGAGGTCGGTACGCAGCCGGTGCATGACCCGCTGGCCGATCTCGGTCGAGATCAGCGTCTGGGCGACCCCGAGGGCGGCGGAGGCGATCGCGACGAGCACCATCGCGGCGACGCTGAGCAGCAGCAGCGAGGTGTCACGCTCGGGCAGGGCGGTGTCGATGACGTGCTTGACCAGGAACGGCTGCGCCAGCCCGATCACCGAGCTGACCACGATCAGCGCCACGACGAGAAGCAGGCGCCCTCGGTAGGGCGCGAAGAGGCGCGCGATCCGGCGCAGCGAGACCGGCTTGGCCTCGAGCTGGGCGCGGTCGGCGCGCTTGTTCTGGGGGTCACGGCCGTCGCGGCCGGACTCGCGGGAAGACTTGTTGGGGTGCGGGTCACTCATCCGAACACCTCGATCCTGATTACTGAGGTTGACTCACAATGAGGCAAACCCACGATGGGTTAGAGTTATTCCCGTGGACGAGACCGCCGACCTGCTGATGGCGGCAGCCCGCACCCTCCGTCGGCGCTTCGGCGCCGCCACGGCCCGGTGGGGCATCACCCCGTCGCAGAGCCGAGCGCTGCGCATCGTGCTCGCCGCCGACGAGCCGATCCGGCTCTCGGCACTGGCCGAGCGACTGCACATCGTGCCCAGGTCGGCCACCGAGGTCGTCGACGGCCTCGAGGGTCACGGCCTGGTGGCGCGGCAGCCCGACCCGGCCGACCGCCGGGCGGTCTGCGTGGTGGCGACCGAGGAGGGCGTACGTCTCGGCCGGAAGATCGACAAGGCCCGTCAGGAGGCGGCCGACGAGTTCCTGGCCGTCCTTCCCGACAGCGACCGGGAGAGCCTGCGCACGATCCTGGTCAGGCTGACCGCCGACTCACTCCGCTGACCACAGCGCTTCGACGATGGTCTCCTGCAGGATCCCGACCCACTGGTAGATCCCGTAGACCTGGCCGGCGGGGTCGTCCTCGGGCAGGGAGTCCCAGAAGTCCTCGTCGCCCTCCTCGACCCCGAGCCGGGTGGCGAGCGCCAGCCGGATGTCGGTGAAGGAGCGCATCCACGCCTCGGCGTCGGCGATCGGGAGCTCGACGTCGATGACCAGCCCGTCCTCGTCGAGCTCGGGCGGGAGCCCGGCCTCCTCGAGCGAGTCGATGATCGTCGAGGCGGCCCGCGCCTTGCCGTCGCGCAGCCCGCCCTCGGTGAACCGCCGGAACTCCCCGGCCGCCTCGGTGTCGTCGCCGTAGGCACTCGGGAAGAGCCGCTTCAAGACCGGATCCTCCGGCTCCGTGGTCGGTCCCGAGAAGTCGAGCAGCGCCTCGAGCGGGTCGTCGCTCTCGGCGGGCGCGGCGACCTCGTTGCGCAGCAGCTCGACGAGCTGGGAGGCCAGCGAACGCAGCAGATCGGCCTCGAATCCGGAGAAGGTCGCGATGATCTGCTTGCTGCGGCGGTGGTAGCTGAACCCGCCCATCAATCCTGCTTCTCCAAGGTCGCCCAGAGACCGTATTCGTGCATCGCCTGCACGTCGCGCTCCATCTCCTCGCGAGACCCGGAGGAGACGGCCGACTTGCCGTCGTTGTGCACCTCCATCATCAGCTTCTCCGACTTCTTCTTGGAGTAGCCGAAGTACTTCTGGAAGACGAAGGTGACGTAGGACATCAGGTTGACCGGGTCGTTCCAGACGATGGTCACCCACGGGGTCGCGGGCGCGACGAGGTCGTCGACCTCGGGCTCGTCGAGCTCCACAGGGCTTGGCGCGCTCATACAGTCCATCGTGCCACGATGTGCTCGTGGACTCGACAGCGGACTCGACCGCGCTCCTGACAGATCACTACGAGCTGACCATGCTCCAGGCCGCCCTGAAGGCGGGCACCGCGGAGCGCCGCGCCGTCTTCGAGCTGTTCCCCCGGCGCCTGGCCGGCGGGCGGCGCTACGGCGTCGTCGCCGGGGTCGGCCGGGCCCTCGACGCGATCGAGGCGTTCCGCTTCGACTCCGAGCAGCTGGCGATCCTGGAGGGCGTCGTCGACGGCCCCACGCTGGAGTGGCTGGCCGGCTACCGGTTCACCGGCGACGTCTGGGGGTACGCCGAGGGCGAGACCTTCTTCCCGCAGTCGCCGCTGCTCGTGGTCGAGGCCAGCTTCGCCGAGGCGGTCGTCCTGGAGACGGTGCTGCTCTCGATCTACAACCACGACTCGGCCATCGCCACCGCGGCCTCCCGGATGACGCTGGCCGCCGGCGAGCGCCCGTGCATCGAGATGGGCTCGCGCCGCACCCACGAGGCCGCCGCGGTCGCCGCCGCCCGCGCGGCCTACGTGGCCGGCTTCACCGCCACCTCCAACCTGGCTGCCCGGGCCCGCTTCGGCGTACCCACCACCGGCACCTCCGCACACTCCTTCACCCTCCTGCACGACACCGAGGAGCAGGCCTTCCGCGCGCAGGTCGCCTC from Nocardioides luteus includes:
- a CDS encoding type II toxin-antitoxin system RelE/ParE family toxin produces the protein MIEVVRTGDFDRWLRKLRDRQARLRIVARVDRLAHGNPGDVKPVGHGISEMRLTYGPGYRVYYLQDGEKLILLLCGGDKSTQSEDIAKAHALAQEWHADKDAEHDGE
- a CDS encoding PLP-dependent cysteine synthase family protein, with protein sequence MRYDNLLASVGGTPLVGLPRLSPSPDVRLWAKLEDRNPTGSIKDRPALRMVEEAEKDGRLRPGCTILEPTSGNTGISLAMAAKLKGYRIVCVMPENTSEERRQLLRMWGAEIVSSPAAGGSNEAVRVAKRLAAEHPDWEMLYQYGNSANALAHEEGTGPELLADLPSITHFVAGLGTTGTLMGVGRYFRAAKPDVRIVAAEPRYGELVYGLRNLDEGFVPELYDASLIDARFSVGPRDAVRRVRELLELEGIFAGISTGAILHAALAQAAKSLKAGEKADIAFVVADGGWKYLSTGAYEGTIDEAEEGLEGQLWA
- a CDS encoding ABC transporter ATP-binding protein: MHQEREPAVVVDGLRKTYGDKVAVDEISLSVHEGEIFGILGPNGAGKSTTVESIAGLRVGDRGRIRVHGIDPWTDRAAVTEVLGVQLQEAKLQPKITVQEALELWSAFYDDPEPWAPLAERLGLGAHLRQRFENLSGGQQQRLSIALALIGRPRVVVLDELTTGLDPRARREVWDLVRDVRDRGVTVLLVTHSMEEAQTLCDRIAIVDAGRIRALDTPAGLIDSASAATITTFETSVAIDLASLRELDGVTAARSENGTVTVEGAEGVALAVIEALRTQGVAPLRLRVAAGSLDAAYLDLTETVTDMEVLR
- a CDS encoding ABC transporter permease: MTSPTVAMIRTETRLFARERLSLFWILAFPTLLLVVLGVVPAFREYNEDFGNRRLIDLYVPTTVLLSMIMAAIMTMPPTLTGYRESGVLRRLGTTPARPASILLGQVLVHAVAVAASSVIVLVVGRVVFGTPLPGSLLGYAAAYLLALAVSLGIGTAITAVSPNARTGQVVAMVAFIPSMFTAGVYFPVEVFGGPVRDVISLTPYGAASNALNDAGAGAFPQLMDLAVMGGWAIVLYVIAVRAFKWE
- a CDS encoding sensor histidine kinase, coding for MDSVVEHDQRWVRNLKVLPLALTVLATTICIATLPVLGPSTLEGRVAFGGLVAAVAVWSWWWAYVHGGPHPVAYIGRTLLIAVLTVMHPLFCIVAWVGFLDAFDSFRGRLRWVAMGVTAAIMAVGQTGGPPPYDNPWQAMLLPLLFVVNFGLATLMGHYSEHLDAISRERGETIVRLEDALAENHRLQEQLLAQSRSAGVRDERERLAREIHDTIAQSLAGVVAQLQAAQGSADVEDVRRRVARSTEMARTALVEARRSVQDLAPAELADASLSDALSALVASWRDDHGVEASFVVVGEATALHSEVEATLLRIAQEALANVAKHASARRVGVTLTFDGSEVILDVRDDGSGFDPAAPRRSSAFGLGVMRDRAQRLTGTFTLESAPGSGTAVSASIPALPRGPA
- a CDS encoding response regulator, yielding MNPSIKIVVADDHPVVRDGVVGVLLAQGFEVVGQAGDGEEALALVETLHPDVLVLDLRMPGTSGVEVIERLRAKESRTGVLVLTTFDTDTDVVAAIEAGATGYLLKDAPTTDLVEAVRATAAGETVLSPAVATRLASRLRSPGPSAQLSPREREVLTLVARGTTNRAIAATLFVSEATVKTHLGHIFDKLGVTDRAAAVARAYDRGILG
- a CDS encoding MoaD family protein, producing the protein MAIEVKIPTILRTYTAGEKAVSAEGKTLSALIDDLEANHSGIKERLIDNGDLRRFVNVYINDEDVRFIGGLDAELKDGDQVVVLPAVAGGC
- a CDS encoding Mov34/MPN/PAD-1 family protein — protein: MLTIDQATYDAIVAHAKRDHPDEACGIVAGPEGSDRPERFIEMINAAGSPTFYEFDSTDLLQLYKEMDANDEEPVVVYHSHTATEAYPSRTDIGLAMEPNAHYVLVSTREHGNDEGPVEFRSYRIVDGNVTEEEINIVPTLS
- a CDS encoding ABC transporter ATP-binding protein; this encodes MSDPHPNKSSRESGRDGRDPQNKRADRAQLEAKPVSLRRIARLFAPYRGRLLLVVALIVVSSVIGLAQPFLVKHVIDTALPERDTSLLLLSVAAMVLVAIASAALGVAQTLISTEIGQRVMHRLRTDLFGHLQRQSLDFFTRTRGGEVQSRMVNDIGSMQSVVTSTATSIAANVTVVAGTVVAMMALNWRLALISLVVLPPAVWTTRKVAQMRYAVTTQRQARMADLHVQVEEGLSVSGILLTKTLGAAPALAARFEQTSHDLVGLEVRSQLAGRWRMATMQVVFAAVPAALYLAAGFPATSGALTIGTLVAFVSLQGSLFRPLMGLLNVGVDVTSSLALFSRIFEYLDLPVEIDDPVSPVPLGEARGEVVFDDVGFTYDGSHPVLEDISLRVPAGGSLALVGATGSGKSTLAGMVARLHDPTSGRVMIDGIDLRDLDLADLAANVGMVTQETYLLHASVRDNLRHARPEASDAEIEAAARAARIHDLIVELPDGYDTLVGSRGHRFSGGEQQRLAIARTLLRDPRVLVLDEATSALDNTTEREVQAALDRLAEGRTTITIAHRLSTVRDADQIAVLDHGRVVEVGTHEELLLRGGAYADLVRGGLTVAA
- a CDS encoding MarR family winged helix-turn-helix transcriptional regulator → MDETADLLMAAARTLRRRFGAATARWGITPSQSRALRIVLAADEPIRLSALAERLHIVPRSATEVVDGLEGHGLVARQPDPADRRAVCVVATEEGVRLGRKIDKARQEAADEFLAVLPDSDRESLRTILVRLTADSLR
- a CDS encoding DUF2017 domain-containing protein; translated protein: MGGFSYHRRSKQIIATFSGFEADLLRSLASQLVELLRNEVAAPAESDDPLEALLDFSGPTTEPEDPVLKRLFPSAYGDDTEAAGEFRRFTEGGLRDGKARAASTIIDSLEEAGLPPELDEDGLVIDVELPIADAEAWMRSFTDIRLALATRLGVEEGDEDFWDSLPEDDPAGQVYGIYQWVGILQETIVEALWSAE
- the clpS gene encoding ATP-dependent Clp protease adapter ClpS translates to MSAPSPVELDEPEVDDLVAPATPWVTIVWNDPVNLMSYVTFVFQKYFGYSKKKSEKLMMEVHNDGKSAVSSGSREEMERDVQAMHEYGLWATLEKQD
- a CDS encoding nicotinate phosphoribosyltransferase; translation: MDSTADSTALLTDHYELTMLQAALKAGTAERRAVFELFPRRLAGGRRYGVVAGVGRALDAIEAFRFDSEQLAILEGVVDGPTLEWLAGYRFTGDVWGYAEGETFFPQSPLLVVEASFAEAVVLETVLLSIYNHDSAIATAASRMTLAAGERPCIEMGSRRTHEAAAVAAARAAYVAGFTATSNLAARARFGVPTTGTSAHSFTLLHDTEEQAFRAQVASLGKGTTLLVDTYDIAEAVAKAVEIAGPELGAVRIDSGDLGLLAHDVRRQLDDLGATETKIIVTSDLDEYAIAALAAAPVDGYGVGTQLVTGSGHPTAGFVYKLVAREGASGELEPVAKKSASKTSIGGRKYALRRRNRKDVADAEVIGIGTAPEGDNNDRPLLTQLVRKGEVVGREPLDAARDRHRASVAELPVIAHSLLKGDPAIPTQFI